One window from the genome of Bacillus tianshenii encodes:
- a CDS encoding VCBS repeat-containing protein — MYQYYSRANMTAPMIVAFARGDVTGDGMPDNVYLTGTKTEDSPFIQNITLLVQDGRTGAATSVPLKENAGYNPTLFLGDFNGNRVADILIRINSGGSGAFTYDYLYSFISNTPQLLFDSNDYNEQYQYEVTYQDNYKVQVISEENNEKYIIDISTRDAEYLNEIYDEDGKLKSPITGFVNPLSGLYPVDFDSNGVFELLAYQKIAGRYNADALGYVLNTLCWKESQFVLTNQNVAIFGVEMSE, encoded by the coding sequence ATGTATCAATATTATTCGAGGGCGAATATGACGGCTCCAATGATTGTTGCGTTTGCTCGTGGAGATGTAACGGGGGATGGCATGCCTGATAATGTGTATTTAACGGGAACGAAGACTGAGGATAGTCCGTTCATTCAAAATATTACTCTTCTTGTCCAGGATGGAAGAACAGGTGCCGCGACAAGTGTTCCGCTTAAGGAAAATGCAGGCTATAACCCGACGTTATTTTTAGGAGATTTTAATGGGAATAGGGTAGCGGATATACTGATTAGAATTAATTCAGGCGGTAGTGGTGCGTTTACGTATGATTATCTGTATTCCTTTATCAGCAATACTCCACAGCTGCTTTTTGATTCTAACGACTATAATGAGCAGTACCAGTATGAAGTGACATATCAAGATAACTACAAAGTGCAAGTGATTAGCGAGGAGAATAATGAGAAGTATATCATTGATATTTCAACAAGGGATGCGGAGTATTTAAATGAAATATATGATGAAGACGGCAAGCTGAAAAGCCCAATCACTGGTTTTGTGAACCCGTTAAGTGGGTTATATCCAGTTGACTTTGATTCTAACGGTGTGTTTGAGTTATTAGCCTATCAAAAAATCGCCGGAAGATATAATGCGGACGCTTTGGGATATGTGTTAAACACATTGTGCTGGAAGGAGAGTCAGTTTGTTTTAACGAATCAGAACGTAGCGATTTTCGGGGTAGAGATGAGCGAATAA
- a CDS encoding methyl-accepting chemotaxis protein codes for MKSLKLKLIMIIASLLFGGLLVVSLVSYFTSTSLLKNSLEIEATKEAVNLTNQMDVFLQQKKATVETLAVAASKNFGNDELQLKLIQQAKGSLSGFETVVYSHDLTGKNVITDTEAVIDVSDRSYIKEIGEGKIAIMDPVFNKATGNLITVVAAPIKINEKPVGFIAAGIPLEEITNFVKDAKFGETGYAGLFGATGRIIYHPKEEMIGTGTIQDFNVAALTEIFQEIQNGKSGTRLYTIEGVEKLAAFASTEDKWGVIYGAPSEELYAPVIKLRNILLTLSLAFLVIGSISMYIVARKITMPIQRLNQAFTVLESGNLSHELTPAGKDEVAQLGYSYNKTINNLQQLVQGVRESTNNVKSSAHSFLEDMTAVNNGAQQVSKTISELSSGVETQLMSVEESTTAMAEMTSVIQKVSENATHVANFSEVGVKHTQEGNEAIKKTMKQMEKISSVVHESANVIKGLGSRSNEISDIVGVITTISEQTNLLALNAAIEAARAGEHGKGFAVVADEVRKLAEQSNQSAGQIVNLIKEIQSDTNQAVEAMNNGVLEVKQGINDVTQADRAFDVILSSSKEMSAEIQEVSAATQQMSASAEQIMASIEELNKIAQKTVEHSREVDTVTDEQLLIIERISKETNELNQTAETLEEAVNRFKM; via the coding sequence TTGAAAAGTTTAAAATTAAAATTAATCATGATTATCGCATCACTATTATTTGGGGGGCTTTTGGTTGTTTCACTCGTTAGTTACTTTACATCAACATCATTGCTAAAAAACAGCTTAGAAATCGAAGCCACGAAGGAAGCGGTTAATTTAACAAATCAAATGGACGTTTTCTTACAGCAAAAAAAGGCAACAGTTGAGACTCTTGCAGTCGCAGCTTCGAAAAACTTCGGAAACGATGAATTGCAGTTGAAATTAATCCAACAAGCAAAAGGTAGCTTGTCAGGCTTTGAGACAGTCGTTTATTCACATGACCTTACCGGCAAAAATGTAATCACCGATACAGAAGCGGTTATTGATGTTTCGGATCGCTCTTACATTAAAGAGATAGGCGAAGGAAAGATTGCCATTATGGACCCTGTCTTTAATAAGGCAACAGGGAACCTCATTACAGTAGTTGCAGCTCCAATTAAGATTAATGAAAAGCCGGTTGGATTCATTGCTGCTGGTATTCCCCTAGAGGAAATCACCAACTTTGTAAAGGATGCGAAATTCGGGGAAACAGGTTATGCTGGGTTATTTGGTGCAACCGGAAGAATTATTTATCATCCAAAGGAAGAAATGATCGGAACCGGAACCATTCAAGATTTTAATGTAGCAGCACTCACTGAGATTTTCCAAGAAATCCAGAATGGCAAAAGCGGTACAAGACTTTATACAATTGAAGGTGTTGAAAAGCTTGCCGCATTTGCATCAACCGAGGATAAATGGGGTGTCATCTATGGTGCACCTTCCGAAGAACTATACGCACCTGTAATAAAACTTAGAAATATATTGCTCACCCTTTCACTTGCTTTTCTAGTCATTGGTTCAATCAGTATGTATATTGTTGCAAGAAAGATTACAATGCCAATTCAACGGTTAAACCAGGCCTTTACTGTGCTTGAATCAGGAAACCTTTCTCATGAACTCACCCCTGCTGGCAAAGACGAAGTTGCTCAGCTTGGATACAGCTATAATAAAACAATCAACAACCTACAGCAGTTAGTGCAAGGAGTGCGCGAATCCACTAACAATGTAAAATCATCCGCTCATTCATTTTTAGAAGATATGACCGCTGTAAATAATGGTGCACAACAAGTCTCTAAGACCATTTCCGAGCTAAGCAGTGGTGTCGAGACGCAATTAATGAGTGTCGAAGAAAGTACAACAGCGATGGCAGAGATGACCTCTGTTATTCAGAAAGTTTCCGAGAACGCGACACATGTTGCCAACTTTTCCGAGGTTGGTGTCAAACATACACAAGAAGGCAACGAAGCGATCAAGAAGACGATGAAACAGATGGAAAAAATAAGCTCTGTTGTCCACGAATCAGCAAATGTCATTAAAGGATTAGGCAGCCGTTCCAATGAAATCAGCGACATTGTTGGAGTGATTACTACCATTTCAGAACAAACCAATCTACTTGCTCTTAACGCCGCAATCGAAGCTGCCCGAGCAGGCGAACATGGAAAAGGCTTTGCAGTTGTGGCAGATGAAGTAAGAAAGTTGGCGGAGCAATCAAATCAATCTGCAGGTCAAATCGTCAACCTCATTAAAGAAATTCAAAGTGACACAAACCAGGCAGTAGAAGCAATGAACAACGGCGTCCTAGAAGTAAAGCAAGGAATAAATGACGTTACACAAGCAGACCGAGCTTTTGATGTGATTCTTTCTTCTTCCAAGGAAATGTCAGCTGAAATCCAAGAGGTCTCAGCAGCAACACAACAAATGTCAGCATCAGCCGAACAAATCATGGCTTCCATTGAAGAGCTTAATAAAATTGCCCAAAAAACCGTCGAACATTCAAGGGAAGTTGACACAGTCACAGATGAGCAATTACTAATTATTGAACGCATCTCAAAAGAAACAAACGAATTAAACCAAACAGCCGAAACTCTCGAAGAGGCCGTGAATCGATTTAAAATGTAA
- a CDS encoding antibiotic biosynthesis monooxygenase: MYIVNSIVNVPPEKAEEVIAIYRKRSKLVDDYRGFLSFQLLQNDVKPEELTVHMEWETKEDYLNWVSSEAYKKVHELEKNYPDQELASVKPVVQRYKVVAE; the protein is encoded by the coding sequence GTGTATATCGTAAATTCGATTGTGAACGTACCTCCAGAAAAGGCTGAAGAAGTGATTGCGATCTACCGCAAGCGGTCTAAGCTTGTTGATGATTATAGAGGATTTCTTTCGTTTCAATTGCTGCAAAATGACGTGAAGCCGGAAGAGTTAACGGTTCATATGGAGTGGGAGACGAAGGAAGATTATTTGAACTGGGTATCGAGTGAGGCCTATAAGAAGGTTCACGAATTAGAGAAGAATTACCCTGACCAAGAGCTTGCATCTGTGAAGCCGGTTGTTCAACGATACAAGGTGGTGGCAGAATGA
- a CDS encoding cobalamin B12-binding domain-containing protein, whose protein sequence is MPQQVNDLAQHFLAGDQDTAWELIQSDFHKEKDTLYIFNSLITEAMRMIGKWWEIGKITVADEHLATTTCDFVITRYHFQVKKQQDKQEIQERPKAMFLCLEQEQHYLGLKMTALLFEENGWDVRLMGPSLPLEYAETTAKEWKPDLIGLSVTIMYHAERLEQYVETLESIEHKPTIMVGGRLTAAYDFSLYCSQETKILTSLEEVSAWLSEEGNRSKKNVSN, encoded by the coding sequence TTGCCCCAACAAGTAAATGATTTGGCTCAACACTTTCTTGCCGGAGATCAAGATACAGCGTGGGAGCTCATCCAGAGTGACTTTCATAAAGAGAAAGATACACTCTACATCTTTAACTCCCTTATAACTGAAGCGATGCGGATGATTGGAAAGTGGTGGGAGATTGGTAAGATTACCGTCGCTGATGAGCACCTAGCAACGACGACTTGTGATTTTGTGATAACACGGTATCATTTTCAAGTGAAGAAACAGCAGGACAAGCAAGAAATTCAGGAAAGACCGAAAGCGATGTTTCTATGCTTAGAACAAGAGCAGCATTATCTTGGTTTGAAAATGACAGCTCTTCTCTTTGAAGAGAACGGATGGGATGTTCGGCTGATGGGACCGAGCTTGCCGCTGGAGTATGCAGAGACAACTGCAAAGGAATGGAAGCCTGATTTGATCGGCTTATCTGTAACAATTATGTATCATGCAGAACGTCTTGAGCAGTATGTGGAAACACTTGAAAGCATAGAGCATAAGCCGACAATTATGGTTGGAGGCAGATTAACCGCTGCTTATGATTTCTCATTATATTGCTCACAGGAAACGAAGATTCTCACGAGTTTAGAGGAAGTGAGTGCTTGGCTTAGTGAGGAAGGGAATAGGAGTAAGAAAAATGTCAGCAACTGA
- a CDS encoding excisionase family DNA-binding protein, with product MYLTIKETAEYLAFPESYIKSLIQQKRIRTVHDGEQYLINKDQFNTHLEQMEKYKALIEEILNEPIPEDLDVKDED from the coding sequence ATGTATCTAACAATAAAGGAAACAGCCGAATATCTTGCTTTTCCAGAATCATATATAAAGAGCTTAATTCAACAAAAACGAATTCGCACCGTTCACGATGGCGAGCAATACCTCATTAATAAAGACCAATTCAACACCCATTTAGAGCAGATGGAAAAATATAAGGCGCTAATTGAAGAAATACTCAATGAACCGATTCCAGAAGATCTTGATGTGAAGGATGAGGATTAA
- a CDS encoding methyl-accepting chemotaxis protein → MLTVIYEKLKSKSIEPHEVVGEQTKEVKEILQRALAGDLTVRLNLAEDHACYELGLLVDQLLDKYDKNMNQLSLDLTDIVKLSVDENSFINKVKQDSVNLGTNLDAIVGASEELAASVQSVSTNNTHATTNIRQAGTMAQEVQEELNQSVSNTKQVKNNFQILTKQVDSLNDQVGSIGKMVGLINEIAEQTNLLALNASIEAARAGEQGKGFAVVANEVRKLAEQTKKSVEDIHRNVQGIQKEATKTSEEMGDMTNLIEVSHTGITECHQNMQQMMEYLEVSIHEIAEIAPMIEEQSATFEEITATISDMKHTMTKTTEDISDSSTNLFELGKVTENLRNDISGYTVSLTSNNIIDLAKTDHLLWRWKIENMLAGRIQLDAEKVKDHRLCRLGKWYFGEGKTQFSGNQTFAELDSLHKRFHETCAQAINYFNQGNSSKAEECYVDLKALSKEVLHMLDLLKS, encoded by the coding sequence ATGTTAACGGTAATCTATGAAAAGCTCAAAAGTAAAAGTATTGAGCCGCATGAGGTAGTGGGGGAGCAAACGAAGGAAGTAAAGGAGATATTGCAACGAGCGCTTGCGGGTGATTTAACGGTACGGCTGAACTTAGCTGAAGACCATGCTTGCTATGAGCTAGGCCTTCTCGTTGATCAGCTTCTCGATAAGTATGATAAAAATATGAATCAGCTGTCATTAGACTTAACTGACATCGTCAAATTAAGCGTAGATGAGAACTCATTTATTAATAAAGTAAAGCAAGATTCGGTTAATCTTGGGACGAACTTGGATGCAATTGTAGGGGCATCAGAAGAGCTAGCAGCCTCCGTACAATCTGTGTCAACGAATAATACACATGCAACAACAAACATCCGCCAAGCTGGAACGATGGCGCAAGAGGTGCAGGAAGAATTAAATCAATCTGTAAGCAACACGAAGCAAGTAAAGAATAATTTCCAAATCTTAACCAAGCAAGTTGATTCGCTTAACGATCAAGTCGGCTCAATTGGGAAAATGGTCGGCTTGATTAATGAAATTGCTGAACAAACAAACTTATTAGCATTGAATGCCTCAATTGAAGCGGCGCGTGCAGGGGAGCAAGGCAAAGGGTTCGCAGTCGTAGCAAATGAGGTAAGAAAGTTAGCTGAACAAACGAAGAAATCAGTCGAGGATATCCACCGAAATGTGCAAGGTATTCAGAAGGAAGCAACGAAAACTTCTGAAGAGATGGGTGACATGACGAACTTAATAGAGGTTAGTCATACAGGTATTACCGAATGTCATCAAAATATGCAGCAAATGATGGAGTACTTAGAGGTGAGTATTCATGAAATCGCAGAAATCGCGCCGATGATTGAAGAGCAATCAGCTACCTTTGAAGAAATAACGGCAACGATTTCCGATATGAAGCACACGATGACGAAAACAACAGAAGACATTTCAGATAGTTCCACGAATCTGTTTGAATTAGGTAAAGTAACTGAGAACCTGCGAAATGACATTAGTGGATATACAGTAAGTCTAACTTCAAACAATATTATCGATTTAGCGAAAACCGATCATCTTCTCTGGCGTTGGAAAATTGAAAACATGCTTGCAGGCCGTATTCAATTAGATGCTGAGAAGGTGAAGGACCATCGTTTGTGCCGATTAGGTAAATGGTATTTTGGAGAAGGAAAGACACAATTCAGTGGGAATCAAACATTTGCCGAGTTAGACAGTCTTCATAAGAGATTTCATGAAACATGTGCACAAGCGATTAACTATTTCAATCAAGGAAACTCTTCAAAGGCTGAAGAATGCTATGTTGATTTGAAAGCATTAAGTAAAGAAGTTCTACATATGCTAGACCTCTTAAAAAGTTAA
- the tnpA gene encoding IS200/IS605 family transposase, which translates to MNSLAHTTWNCKYHIVFAPKYRRQIIYGKYKKSIGQIIRDLCERKGVVIHEANACPDHIHMLVSIPPKLSVSQFMGYLKGKSSLMIFDRHANLKYRYGNRKFWCRGFYVDTVGRNKKRIQDYIRNQLVEDYRADQLTLFEEFDPFTGQRNKKK; encoded by the coding sequence ATGAATAGTTTAGCACACACAACATGGAATTGTAAGTATCACATTGTGTTTGCGCCAAAGTACAGAAGACAGATTATTTATGGAAAATATAAAAAGAGTATTGGACAAATTATCCGGGATCTATGTGAACGAAAAGGTGTGGTGATCCATGAAGCCAATGCCTGTCCGGACCACATTCATATGTTAGTTAGTATCCCACCTAAATTGAGTGTGTCTCAATTCATGGGTTACTTGAAAGGGAAGAGCAGTCTCATGATTTTCGATCGACATGCCAATTTAAAATACCGATATGGAAACCGGAAATTTTGGTGTAGAGGCTTTTATGTTGATACGGTGGGTCGAAACAAGAAGCGAATACAAGACTACATTCGAAATCAGCTGGTGGAAGACTATCGAGCTGACCAGTTAACATTGTTCGAAGAGTTTGATCCGTTCACAGGACAAAGAAATAAGAAAAAATAA